The Brassica oleracea var. oleracea cultivar TO1000 chromosome C6, BOL, whole genome shotgun sequence genome includes a region encoding these proteins:
- the LOC106299593 gene encoding uncharacterized protein LOC106299593 isoform X2, whose translation MKAGGEEWLRRYEQRGDGLRLILKSNLCVPQDSFRITPRLSRKLQNGSVDQAWRTDGFNTYQWLKPSSGLLLKDVCRVEADVCIHGITSANKRTTIATQVNHNSMVF comes from the exons ATGAAGG CTGGAGGTGAAGAATGGTTGAGGAGATACGAACAAAGAGGAGATGGGTTGCGTCTAATCCTCAAGAGCAACTTGTGTGTTCCTCAAGATTCTTTTAGAATCACTCCACGTCTCTCTCGAAAG TTACAAAATGGTTCAGTGGATCAAGCTTGGAGAACGGATGGGTTTAATACGTATCAATGGTTGAAGCCAAGTAGTGGTCTGTTGCTCAAAGATGTCTGTCGCGTTGAAGCTGATGTTTGCATTCACGGAATCACTAGTGCAAACAAGAGAACAACAATTGCAACACAGGTAAATCATAATTCTATGGTCTTTTAA
- the LOC106299593 gene encoding uncharacterized protein LOC106299593 isoform X1 — translation MKEAGGEEWLRRYEQRGDGLRLILKSNLCVPQDSFRITPRLSRKLQNGSVDQAWRTDGFNTYQWLKPSSGLLLKDVCRVEADVCIHGITSANKRTTIATQVNHNSMVF, via the exons ATGAAGG AAGCTGGAGGTGAAGAATGGTTGAGGAGATACGAACAAAGAGGAGATGGGTTGCGTCTAATCCTCAAGAGCAACTTGTGTGTTCCTCAAGATTCTTTTAGAATCACTCCACGTCTCTCTCGAAAG TTACAAAATGGTTCAGTGGATCAAGCTTGGAGAACGGATGGGTTTAATACGTATCAATGGTTGAAGCCAAGTAGTGGTCTGTTGCTCAAAGATGTCTGTCGCGTTGAAGCTGATGTTTGCATTCACGGAATCACTAGTGCAAACAAGAGAACAACAATTGCAACACAGGTAAATCATAATTCTATGGTCTTTTAA
- the LOC106300269 gene encoding uncharacterized protein LOC106300269: MEKALFTESNLTQLGFPNEFPYEFDSHAFTSPVDSTETEDETSEDEDDFFAGLTRRLALSTQRLPSPPPPFVKAAEVNSTESTRSGLGGFTTSGNRSPSGPFSQAPSRPESPCVEEDSLKVISAAAGEVAKIKRANLDSKPCSRTNPNLNPFIPFPQNAAFGSYYYWLQQQPPQISNYHQSPIRFESTLQPALIAFPFPRRDVFAAAKQPSAGTGVFLPKNHRNPLDSRKKGGGGCVELPTKVVQTQHLKTQTFSGWCNSRSQARLSTHSNIPNLGSETQFPKLQ, encoded by the exons ATGGAGAAAGCCCTTTTCACCGAATCAAACCTGACTCAACTCGGCTTCCCTAACGAGTTCCCCTACGAATTCGACTCCCACGCTTTCACCTCCCCGGTAGACTCAACAGAGACGGAAGACGAAACTAGCGAAGACGAAGATGACTTCTTTGCCGGGTTGACTCGCAGACTCGCTCTCTCTACTCAGCGCCTCCCTTCTCCTCCTCCTCCCTTCGTCAAGGCTGCTGAG GTGAACTCGACTGAGTCAACTCGGAGTGGACTCGGGGGCTTCACAACCTCTGGAAACAGAAGTCCCAGTGGTCCGTTCTCGCAAGCCCCTTCACGGCCAGAGTCTCCGTGTGTTGAAGAAGACTCTTTGAAAGTAATATCTGCTGCAGCTGGCGAAGTCGCCAAGATCAAAAGGGCAAATCTTGATTCAAAACCCTGTAGCCGCACAAACCCTAATCTTAATCCATTCATCCCATTTCCTCAAAACGCTGCGTTTGGTAGCTACTACTACTGGCTACAGCAGCAGCCACCGCAAATCTCTAACTACCATCAGTCTCCGATTAGATTCGAGTCGACGTTGCAGCCCGCTTTGATCGCGTTTCCCTTTCCCCGTAGAGACGTTTTCGCCGCCGCTAAACAACCGTCTGCTGGTACCGGCGTTTTCCTTCCCAAGAATCACAGAAACCCTTTAGATTCCCGGAAGAAAGGAG GAGGTGGATGTGTTGAGCTCCCGACAAAGGTTGTTCAGACACAACATCTTAAAACTCAAACATTCTCTGGTTGGTGTAACTCACGTTCGCAAGCTCGTCTTAGTACTCATTCGAACATCCCCAACCTCGGTTCCGAAACTCAGTTTCCAAAACTGCAGTAA